One genomic region from Neospora caninum Liverpool complete genome, chromosome V encodes:
- a CDS encoding putative proline-rich protein: MEVRFRFAQLLWVAGLLGFWIHAISPHDSPAEAVAVVETRGPDGYPASGSVAHVSGAGSAKTSLKKKLVKRVHGALKRYAIPIRAICSIVAVLLVGYSVFRRARKHPREEVPPEEGSQPEELPETASTSKASSGSTSAAGATAVPVLQAYLLTGQDGDGLSTPSKSGSGTSAPLETSGEWTAVSGSSGNDSDAPQAGFHDPFWGHGETESTAGSSGTSVPPIGSEGTEKQPSHSTPGPLSPHAPAGFSMPATQGEDDPVTKKTGEPVTHPASGSSSGSPGSPTWMAPVLPSPIPRAQLLRETQGGDSGASKSGARRGEETHPASGSSSGPPGSPTWMAPVLPSPIPRAQLLRETQGGDSGASKSGARRGEETHPASGSSSGPPGSPTWMAPVPPPPNSRAQQLSATPRGDGGASGSRDTPRRQPGGRFDGSVPSPRAPPWVPPGVSGAKPRQRVGLITQAPGGGSRPRRGEPRDPGRGGKTKTPGLLRVPAGAGTVTPRGSGENRPEPAPPGRDAGARRGEKREHGSTDPAPTPYPKHPWLHRFLEQRPHRRSRAAAAPIPEESESTAEGKKEEESMIDNTKEDDSR, from the coding sequence ATGGAAGTCAGATTTCGGTTTGCGCAGTTGTTGTGGGTGGCGGGACTGCTGGGGTTCTGGATTCATGCCATATCGCCGCATGATTCCCCTGCGGAAGCCGTGGCTGTTGTCGAGACGCGCGGCCCCGACGGATACCCCGCCTCGGGTTCTGTGGCTCATGTCAGCGGTGCCGGTAGCGCCAAGACCTCGTTAAAGAAAAAACTGGTGAAAAGGGTGCATGGGGCTCTCAAGCGATATGCAATTCCGATTCGAGCTATCTGCTCGATCGTTGCTGTTCTCCTCGTAGGGTATTCCGTTTTTAGACGTGCCCGCAAGCATCCGCGTGAGGAGGTTCCTCCCGAGGAAGGCAGTCAACCAGAAGAGTTGCCAGAAACCGCTTCTACTAGCAAGGCGTCTTCAGGCTCTACTTCTGCAGCGGGTGCCACCGCAGTTCCAGTGTTGCAAGCGTATCTCCTAACAGGTCAAGATGGCGATGGCCTATCCACTCCTTCCAAATCTGGCTCCGGCACATCCGCACCCTTGGAGACAAGTGGCGAATGGACCGCTGTGTCTGGTAGTAGCGGCAATGACAGTGACGCACCGCAGGCGGGATTCCACGATCCTTTTTGGGGACACGGTGAAACAGAGTCCACTGCGGGTAGCAGTGGAACATCAGTCCCTCCGATAGGCAGCGAGGGAACAGAAAAGCAGCCGAGCCATTCCACACCTGGGCCATTGAGCCCTCATGCACCTGCCGGGTTTTCAATGCCAGCCACGCAAGGTGAGGACGACCCCGTCACCAAGAAGACAGGTGAACCGGTGACGCACCCGGCAAGCGGTAGCAGCAGCGGGTCGCCTGGTTCGCCTACATGGATGGCTCCTGTCTTACCGAGTCCGATCCCTCGTGCACAGCTGCTaagagagacgcaagggGGAGACAGTGGGGCGAGCAAGTCAGGCGCGCgacgtggagaggagacgcaccCGGCAAGTGGTAGCAGCAGCGGGCCGCCTGGTTCGCCTACATGGATGGCTCCTGTCTTACCGAGTCCGATCCCTCGTGCACAGCTGCTaagagagacgcaagggGGAGACAGTGGGGCGAGCAAGTCAGGCGCGCgacgtggagaggagacgcaccCGGCAAGTGGTAGCAGCAGCGGGCCGCCTGGTTCGCCTACATGGATGGCTCCTGTCCCACCGCCTCCGAACTCTCGTGCACAGCAGCTAAGCGCGACGCCAAGGGGAGACGGTGGGGCCAGCGGCTCACGGGATACGCCTAGACGGCAGCCGGGTGGAAGATTCGATGGCAGCGTGCCTAGTCCGCGTGCACCTCCATGGGTGCCTCCTGGTGTAAGTGGAGCGAAACCACGCCAACGTGTTGGCTTGATTACACAGGCGCCAGGAGGAGGCTCCAGACCTCGCCGTGGAGAGCCGCGTGACCcaggcagaggcggaaagacgaaaacccCCGGGCTCTTACGGGTGCCTGCTGGCGCAGGGACGGTGACGCCACGAGGATCAGGCGAAAATCGTCCAGAGCCAGCGCCgccgggaagagacgcaggggcgcgccgcggagagaagcgtgAACACGGCAGTACGGACCCAGCGCCAACACCCTACCCCAAGCACCCATGGTTACACCGGTTCTTGGAGCAGCGCCCGCATCGGCGTTCCCGTGCGGCGGCGGCACCGATAccagaggagagcgaaagtACAGcggagggaaaaaaagaagaggagagtaTGATAGACAACACcaaggaagacgacagcaGGTGA